In Vibrio gangliei, a single window of DNA contains:
- a CDS encoding DUF2913 family protein encodes MMQYSQEIQRVVNTALSELKQQHQNGKLANTPITNTHFIARWVTKSIKSQQFDRCVKDDLVRWQKASRSKGSASELLATFERIAKLYQTFLPVDGEPKPVKDADIEAFMDHMENKGWEVVNEFELTEKTQIFADQANSFVLCAKQCDDCFDGEWLVKPMSFYVRGNHAEFITEATEHGFLLHKQTDYKSIVKYHGEYLIYPNNVGLKLAEIPFNY; translated from the coding sequence ATTATGCAATATTCACAAGAAATTCAACGTGTTGTAAATACAGCATTAAGCGAATTAAAACAGCAGCATCAGAATGGCAAATTGGCCAATACCCCGATCACCAATACCCATTTCATTGCGCGTTGGGTAACAAAAAGTATTAAGAGTCAGCAATTTGATCGTTGTGTGAAAGATGATTTGGTCCGTTGGCAAAAAGCCAGTCGCAGTAAAGGTTCGGCGAGTGAGCTGTTAGCCACTTTTGAGCGTATTGCCAAACTGTATCAAACTTTCTTACCGGTTGATGGTGAGCCTAAGCCAGTCAAAGATGCTGATATTGAAGCCTTTATGGATCACATGGAAAATAAAGGTTGGGAAGTGGTGAATGAATTTGAATTAACAGAAAAGACGCAAATTTTTGCCGACCAAGCCAATTCATTTGTACTGTGTGCCAAACAATGTGACGATTGCTTTGATGGGGAATGGCTCGTTAAACCGATGAGCTTTTATGTGCGCGGTAATCATGCCGAGTTCATTACTGAAGCGACCGAACACGGGTTCTTATTGCATAAGCAAACGGATTATAAGTCGATTGTGAAATATCACGGCGAATACCTGATATACCCCAATAATGTTGGCTTAAAATTGGCAGAAATTCCGTTTAACTATTGA
- the rsuA gene encoding 16S rRNA pseudouridine(516) synthase RsuA — protein sequence MRLDKFLCETLGVTRKEATILLRRGEVTVDGQTVKVASVKVDDKSHVEWQERHIPMPGPRYFMLFKPDGFVCSHEDSSNPTAFVLLDEVNMDKLHFAGRLDVDTTGLVLITDDGKWSHRITSPKHKCEKTYRVWLEDAIGEDYAEQLAQGIQLRNEKDLTLPAKMEVVDYSQNELLLTISEGKYHQVKRMFAALGNKVEQLHRESIGAIVLDDTLEPGEYRPLTQEEIDSIL from the coding sequence ATGCGTTTAGATAAATTTTTATGTGAGACTTTAGGCGTGACTCGTAAAGAAGCCACCATTTTATTACGACGTGGTGAGGTGACCGTGGATGGACAAACGGTGAAAGTTGCTTCTGTGAAAGTTGATGACAAGTCTCACGTTGAATGGCAAGAGCGCCATATTCCAATGCCGGGTCCACGCTATTTTATGTTGTTTAAGCCTGATGGTTTTGTCTGCTCACATGAAGACAGCAGCAATCCAACCGCATTTGTATTACTTGATGAAGTCAATATGGATAAGCTGCATTTTGCGGGGCGTCTTGATGTGGACACCACTGGATTAGTGTTGATCACCGATGATGGAAAATGGTCACACCGTATTACTTCGCCAAAGCATAAGTGTGAAAAAACCTATCGTGTGTGGTTGGAAGATGCGATCGGTGAGGATTATGCAGAGCAATTGGCGCAAGGTATTCAACTGCGTAATGAAAAAGATCTCACTTTGCCTGCGAAAATGGAAGTGGTGGACTATTCACAAAACGAGCTACTGCTGACTATCTCTGAAGGAAAATATCACCAAGTAAAACGCATGTTTGCAGCTTTAGGCAATAAAGTTGAACAACTGCACCGTGAATCTATTGGTGCCATTGTTTTAGATGACACTTTAGAGCCTGGTGAATATCGTCCGCTAACTCAAGAAGAAATTGATTCTATTTTATAA
- a CDS encoding Bcr/CflA family multidrug efflux MFS transporter, with amino-acid sequence MPQSALPKSNFLLFLILGSIGLLTPFAIDMYLPAMPTIASDLMVNHGMVQGTLTAYTAGFALGQLLHGPLADSYGRRPVLMTGIVFFAIASVICATTTSIEALLYTRFAQGFSGAAAAVIVQAVVRDMFNKEEFARAMSFITLVITISPLLAPMIGGHLAVWFGWRSIFTALAIVSFVVLLAVLIKIPETLAPENKQPLRFRTTLRNYFHLITNPVAFGLIFCGAFSFAGMFAFITAGSFVYIDIYGVKPEYFGYLFALNVVGMVIMTSFNGRAVRKMGSHWMLRFGLSCQFLASIALFISWLCGFGLWAIVPCVVLFVGTISIIGSNSMGLLLSSYPQMAGTASSLAGTLRFGTGAAISALIAVMPSGNVWPMIVSMCLCGVLSISMYWLLSRNA; translated from the coding sequence ATGCCACAGTCTGCCTTACCAAAAAGTAATTTCTTATTGTTTTTGATTTTAGGCTCAATCGGTTTATTAACCCCATTTGCAATCGACATGTATTTACCTGCGATGCCGACTATTGCAAGTGATCTCATGGTTAATCATGGCATGGTGCAGGGGACATTAACCGCTTATACGGCAGGTTTTGCATTAGGGCAGTTATTACATGGCCCACTTGCTGACAGTTATGGTCGACGCCCTGTATTAATGACCGGCATTGTTTTTTTTGCTATCGCTTCGGTTATTTGTGCGACCACAACGAGTATTGAAGCCTTGCTCTATACACGTTTTGCTCAAGGTTTTTCTGGTGCTGCTGCTGCGGTTATTGTACAAGCGGTTGTGCGGGATATGTTTAACAAAGAAGAATTTGCGCGCGCAATGTCGTTCATCACACTGGTGATTACGATATCTCCATTGCTTGCCCCTATGATAGGTGGTCATCTCGCCGTATGGTTTGGTTGGCGTTCAATTTTTACTGCTCTCGCCATTGTCTCATTTGTTGTCTTACTTGCAGTATTGATAAAAATTCCAGAAACCTTAGCGCCAGAGAACAAACAACCATTACGTTTTCGTACTACGTTGCGTAATTATTTTCACCTGATCACGAACCCAGTAGCATTCGGTTTGATTTTCTGCGGCGCGTTTTCTTTCGCTGGGATGTTTGCATTTATTACGGCAGGCTCATTTGTCTATATCGATATTTATGGAGTAAAGCCGGAATATTTCGGTTATTTGTTCGCTCTTAATGTCGTGGGTATGGTGATCATGACCAGCTTTAATGGCCGTGCTGTGCGTAAAATGGGTTCTCATTGGATGCTAAGATTTGGGCTAAGTTGTCAGTTTTTGGCGAGCATTGCATTATTTATTAGCTGGCTATGCGGATTTGGTTTATGGGCGATTGTGCCATGTGTCGTGTTATTCGTTGGGACGATTTCAATCATTGGTAGTAACTCAATGGGGTTATTACTAAGTAGCTATCCGCAAATGGCTGGTACGGCGTCTTCTTTAGCGGGGACTTTGCGGTTTGGTACGGGAGCGGCGATCAGTGCGTTGATAGCCGTCATGCCGAGTGGCAATGTGTGGCCGATGATCGTTTCAATGTGTTTATGTGGTGTGTTATCTATTAGTATGTATTGGCTACTGAGCCGTAATGCTTAA